From Gimesia panareensis, the proteins below share one genomic window:
- a CDS encoding 3-deoxy-7-phosphoheptulonate synthase encodes MLPIQNVNIIDSVRLVAPKELKETYKRTDKVTETVGESREQIKRILAGEDSRLIVVVGPCSIHDPQAAIEYAKRLKELSEKVKDRMFLVMRVYFEKPRTTVGWKGLINDPHMDGTFDVASGLKIARQLLLQIGELGLPAATEMLEPITPQYIADAISIASIGARTTESPTHRQMASGLSMPVGYKNGTDGSLDVALNAMLAAQSPHSFLGIDADGQTCVVNTTGNPWGHLILRGGRSGPNYQQEHLEAATKSLEAAGLSPRFMVDCSHANSNKDYRNQGKVWNNVIDQRVAGNKTIIGLMLESNLHAGNQSLPEDLSQLQYGVSVTDECIDWDETEQLILSAYEKLA; translated from the coding sequence ATGCTTCCCATTCAAAACGTCAACATCATTGATTCGGTTCGCCTGGTTGCTCCCAAAGAACTGAAAGAGACCTATAAACGCACTGACAAAGTGACGGAGACCGTCGGCGAATCGCGGGAGCAGATCAAACGGATTCTCGCGGGTGAAGATTCACGGCTGATCGTGGTGGTCGGCCCCTGCTCCATCCACGATCCCCAGGCCGCCATCGAGTATGCCAAACGCCTGAAAGAACTTTCCGAGAAAGTCAAAGACCGCATGTTCCTGGTGATGCGGGTCTACTTCGAAAAACCGCGTACCACCGTCGGCTGGAAAGGTCTGATCAACGACCCCCATATGGACGGCACCTTCGACGTCGCCTCAGGTCTGAAAATCGCCCGCCAGCTGCTGCTGCAGATTGGCGAACTGGGACTGCCGGCGGCGACGGAAATGCTTGAACCGATCACCCCGCAATACATCGCGGATGCAATTTCGATTGCTTCCATCGGTGCGCGAACCACCGAATCACCGACGCACCGTCAGATGGCCAGCGGTCTCTCGATGCCCGTCGGTTATAAAAACGGAACTGATGGCAGTCTGGACGTCGCTTTGAACGCAATGCTCGCCGCCCAGAGCCCTCACAGCTTTCTGGGGATCGACGCCGACGGTCAGACCTGTGTGGTCAATACTACCGGCAACCCCTGGGGTCACCTCATCCTGCGTGGCGGTCGCTCCGGCCCGAACTACCAGCAGGAACATCTGGAAGCCGCCACCAAAAGCCTCGAGGCGGCCGGTCTGTCCCCCCGCTTCATGGTCGACTGCAGCCACGCGAATTCTAACAAGGATTATCGTAACCAGGGAAAAGTCTGGAACAACGTCATCGACCAGCGCGTCGCCGGCAACAAGACGATCATTGGCCTGATGCTGGAAAGCAATCTGCACGCCGGCAACCAGAGCCTGCCCGAAGATCTCAGCCAGCTCCAGTACGGCGTTTCCGTCACCGACGAATGCATCGACTGGGACGAAACCGAACAGCTGATTCTCTCGGCGTACGAAAAACTGGCCTGA
- a CDS encoding type II secretion system F family protein — translation MNKPSRFQSLDQLWRWGSRPIFHRPRWFLGRVTHSQQMALLRILAVATEKQLSLIDVLEAFEKDIHGRWRFQVSRLIDLLRSGVPLADAIEKVPDLLPSNAFFLIKAGAESGTLPSALSLAAEVCMEQRSERVRTSTGVLLYILAVCLVLFMIMLFIGYWIIPKFKKIFYDFNVELPSLTQRIIEAFDLAANYFWVPIVAIFLLWIAQKILIRIRFLENGWRPAFVYGLIYPRGRAPDVLRFLHVTTESGRPLMGAFETLAHTSSNRLLAERFEAILQDVHKGNDCWTALHDYSLLTPSEVRLLQSAQRAGNLSWALKAIAKSIERRINYRMMLLREYLEPAFIVGLGALVGIIVIGLFLPLVSVISSQA, via the coding sequence ATGAATAAGCCGTCCCGTTTTCAATCTCTGGATCAGTTGTGGCGCTGGGGGAGCCGTCCCATCTTCCACAGGCCGCGCTGGTTCCTGGGACGCGTGACGCATTCACAACAGATGGCACTCCTCAGAATTCTGGCGGTTGCCACCGAAAAGCAGTTGTCACTGATTGACGTTCTGGAAGCCTTTGAAAAGGACATTCATGGCCGCTGGCGTTTCCAGGTCTCGCGTCTGATTGACCTGCTGCGCAGTGGTGTTCCGCTGGCAGACGCGATCGAAAAAGTTCCGGACCTGCTCCCGTCGAATGCCTTTTTTCTGATCAAGGCAGGGGCAGAATCGGGAACACTTCCCTCCGCACTCTCGCTGGCTGCGGAAGTCTGTATGGAGCAACGGTCGGAACGCGTGCGAACCAGCACCGGCGTACTGTTATATATTCTGGCGGTCTGTCTGGTGCTCTTTATGATCATGCTGTTTATCGGTTATTGGATCATCCCCAAATTCAAAAAAATCTTTTACGATTTCAATGTCGAGTTACCGAGCCTGACGCAGCGCATTATTGAGGCCTTTGATCTGGCCGCAAATTATTTCTGGGTGCCGATCGTGGCGATTTTTCTGTTGTGGATTGCGCAGAAAATATTGATCCGCATCCGATTTCTGGAGAACGGCTGGCGACCCGCTTTTGTCTATGGTCTGATCTATCCACGGGGGAGGGCGCCCGATGTGTTACGCTTTCTGCATGTCACGACTGAGTCAGGGCGCCCACTAATGGGTGCGTTCGAGACATTGGCGCATACCTCCAGTAACCGCCTGCTGGCGGAACGATTCGAAGCAATCCTGCAGGATGTACATAAGGGGAACGACTGCTGGACGGCGCTGCATGACTACAGCCTGTTAACGCCCAGTGAAGTCCGTCTGCTGCAGTCGGCGCAGCGGGCGGGAAACCTCAGCTGGGCATTGAAGGCGATCGCGAAAAGTATTGAGAGGCGGATCAACTACCGGATGATGCTGCTCCGCGAATATCTGGAACCGGCGTTTATTGTGGGGCTGGGAGCCCTGGTGGGCATCATTGTGATTGGTCTATTTCTTCCGCTTGTGAGTGTCATCAGCTCTCAGGCATAA
- a CDS encoding type IV pilus modification PilV family protein, with translation MSKQNHQKQNLPASNRLEHKPRHGFTLVEMMVSGVLLTTVFMIVVPSLYWVHREQKQTEQRQVALVEVENLMERVAALPYRQINQPTVDKFVISENVMQQLPEADLQIQILETKDLPLMKRIQIQLGWQDARNLKIQPVRLTSWVGPKDQK, from the coding sequence GTGAGTAAACAGAATCATCAGAAACAGAATCTGCCAGCCTCCAATCGGCTGGAACATAAACCACGTCACGGATTCACTCTGGTCGAAATGATGGTCTCGGGTGTTCTGCTGACGACGGTGTTCATGATCGTGGTGCCATCTCTCTACTGGGTGCATCGCGAACAGAAACAGACCGAACAGCGACAGGTGGCGCTGGTGGAAGTGGAAAATCTGATGGAGCGCGTGGCTGCTCTGCCTTACCGTCAGATCAACCAGCCGACGGTCGATAAATTTGTGATCTCGGAAAATGTCATGCAGCAGCTCCCCGAGGCAGACTTGCAGATTCAGATCCTGGAGACAAAGGATCTTCCCTTGATGAAAAGAATTCAGATTCAGTTAGGCTGGCAGGATGCGCGGAATCTCAAAATCCAGCCGGTACGGTTAACTTCCTGGGTCGGCCCGAAGGATCAGAAGTAA
- a CDS encoding RNA polymerase sigma factor, giving the protein MEKLSPAKFAAQIRCCANDLQDHGVDRLGSLYDLTSERLLRYAVTVTRNTPDAEDAIQATMVRIAMRPKILATAQQPWAYLLRVARNEALRILQKRKPLQIFAQCRQLWSRDEEVVEENDQALVIRRALKRLPTNQSEVVVLKIWEDMTFAEIASVLDESPNTVASRYRYALQKLDNYLRPMAREDINV; this is encoded by the coding sequence GTGGAAAAACTGTCACCAGCCAAATTTGCAGCGCAAATCCGATGCTGTGCCAATGATCTGCAGGATCATGGGGTCGACCGCCTGGGTTCGCTGTATGATTTGACCTCGGAGCGACTGTTGCGCTACGCGGTGACGGTGACCCGCAATACCCCCGATGCGGAAGATGCGATTCAGGCGACCATGGTGCGGATTGCCATGCGTCCTAAAATTCTGGCGACAGCCCAACAACCCTGGGCCTACCTGTTACGGGTGGCCCGGAACGAAGCTCTGCGGATTCTGCAAAAGCGGAAACCGCTGCAGATCTTTGCCCAGTGCCGACAGCTCTGGTCGCGAGACGAAGAAGTCGTGGAAGAGAATGATCAGGCGCTAGTGATTCGACGGGCGCTGAAGCGGCTGCCGACGAACCAGTCTGAAGTGGTGGTGTTGAAGATCTGGGAGGATATGACGTTTGCGGAAATCGCCAGTGTGCTGGATGAATCGCCGAACACCGTGGCCAGTCGTTATCGTTATGCGCTCCAGAAATTAGATAATTACCTGCGCCCCATGGCGCGTGAGGATATCAATGTTTGA
- a CDS encoding type II secretion system F family protein — MNARDDSDAKQSRETRFELDELIALNEEIISLVQAGIPLELGLREMGNELPDRLGKISSDLALKMERGSSLSEAMESEGSRFPRVYRVIVEAGVKSGKLTVALEEMSNYAWELFHLRRQIGMALVYPLIVFSLAYGLFLVFLFEILARFNSAYEVFRLGETRPLDALNFLESTMLYWALVPPLMLFLFALIWMRTRSSQLLNFKGTSRLIGWIPGVKRIASFYRYGNFAELMSLLIQQQIPFSESIVLAAEATGDDQLIQSARLMADRHSRSQLETGESSRFYGWPPLLTWLLTTKHHEGELSLALKNAADMYRRKAAHYTRWFRVIFPIFTGAIIGGGTVLCYCLVLFLPFTDMLKQLANP; from the coding sequence ATGAATGCGAGAGACGATTCCGATGCGAAGCAGTCACGGGAAACCCGCTTTGAACTGGACGAGTTGATTGCCTTGAATGAGGAAATCATTTCCCTGGTCCAGGCCGGGATCCCGCTGGAACTGGGACTGCGGGAAATGGGCAATGAGCTTCCCGATCGTCTGGGAAAGATCAGTTCCGATCTGGCACTCAAAATGGAGCGGGGCAGTTCACTATCCGAAGCGATGGAATCGGAAGGCTCGCGTTTTCCCCGCGTCTATCGGGTGATTGTGGAAGCAGGTGTGAAATCCGGAAAGTTGACTGTCGCGCTGGAAGAGATGTCCAACTACGCCTGGGAGCTGTTTCACCTCCGGCGGCAGATCGGTATGGCGCTGGTTTATCCATTGATTGTTTTCAGTCTGGCGTATGGCCTGTTTCTGGTCTTTCTGTTTGAGATCCTCGCGCGGTTCAATTCCGCGTATGAAGTGTTTCGTCTGGGAGAGACCCGTCCTCTGGATGCGTTGAATTTCCTGGAGTCCACGATGCTCTACTGGGCGCTGGTGCCACCGCTGATGCTGTTTCTGTTCGCCCTGATCTGGATGCGGACCCGAAGTTCGCAGCTGTTGAATTTCAAAGGAACCAGTCGCCTGATTGGATGGATTCCCGGCGTGAAGCGCATCGCCAGTTTTTATCGCTACGGCAATTTTGCCGAGCTGATGTCCCTGTTGATTCAACAGCAGATCCCGTTTTCTGAGTCCATCGTACTGGCGGCAGAAGCGACCGGCGATGACCAGCTGATTCAGTCGGCTCGGTTGATGGCGGACCGGCATTCGCGCTCGCAACTGGAAACGGGAGAATCGTCGAGATTCTATGGATGGCCCCCCCTGTTGACCTGGTTACTGACCACCAAACATCACGAGGGGGAACTGAGTCTCGCTCTGAAAAATGCCGCCGATATGTATCGGAGAAAAGCGGCGCACTATACACGCTGGTTCCGCGTGATCTTCCCGATCTTTACGGGTGCTATCATCGGCGGTGGTACGGTGTTATGTTATTGTCTCGTATTATTTCTCCCCTTTACTGATATGCTTAAACAATTAGCGAACCCTTGA
- the xerD gene encoding site-specific tyrosine recombinase XerD, which yields MPPRKRPPANSKFRMRKPADPGVHLEPFLNYLEAECGMAANTVTAYRSDVVQFLDWYRSQPATPLSQVDLKFLSGYLQQLNKRRLAATTISRHLVSIKLFFRYLVLEGVLAESVADLLNSPKLWKYLPKVLSPEKVNELLMAPCNADRYPLRDRAILAMMYATGCRVSEIVNLPLDSVKLSEGYARCVGKGNKERMVSLNPVAVAAVEAYLRHERPTLSKRNLAEQALFLGRGGKQLSRIMVWNIVKKNAARVGCSKEVSPHTLRHSFATHMMAGGAEIRALQELLGHANIRTTQIYTHVDHSRLKAVHQMYHPRG from the coding sequence ATGCCACCTCGAAAGCGACCGCCGGCAAATTCAAAATTCCGGATGCGGAAACCGGCCGATCCCGGCGTGCACCTGGAACCGTTCCTGAATTACCTGGAGGCGGAATGCGGGATGGCGGCGAATACCGTCACTGCCTACCGTTCGGATGTTGTACAGTTTCTCGACTGGTACCGCAGTCAACCTGCCACCCCCCTGAGCCAGGTCGACCTGAAATTTCTGAGCGGGTATCTGCAGCAGCTCAACAAACGCCGGCTGGCAGCGACGACCATTTCCCGTCACCTGGTTTCGATCAAGCTGTTTTTTCGCTACCTCGTGCTGGAAGGGGTATTGGCGGAAAGCGTAGCCGATCTGTTGAATTCTCCCAAGCTCTGGAAATATCTGCCGAAGGTATTGAGTCCGGAAAAGGTGAATGAACTGCTGATGGCACCCTGCAATGCCGACCGCTACCCACTGCGGGACCGGGCGATTCTGGCGATGATGTATGCTACCGGCTGTCGTGTGAGCGAGATCGTGAATCTTCCGCTGGACTCTGTCAAACTGTCGGAAGGTTATGCCCGCTGCGTCGGAAAAGGGAACAAGGAACGCATGGTCTCACTAAACCCGGTCGCGGTCGCAGCCGTGGAAGCATATCTGAGACATGAGCGGCCCACACTCTCCAAACGAAATCTCGCGGAGCAGGCATTGTTCCTGGGTCGGGGTGGCAAGCAGCTTTCCCGGATCATGGTCTGGAACATCGTCAAGAAAAACGCGGCCCGGGTTGGCTGCAGTAAAGAAGTCAGCCCGCATACGTTGAGACACAGTTTCGCGACCCACATGATGGCCGGCGGTGCCGAAATCCGGGCGCTGCAGGAACTGCTGGGGCACGCCAATATCCGTACGACCCAGATCTATACCCACGTGGATCACAGCCGCCTGAAAGCGGTGCACCAGATGTATCATCCCCGCGGTTGA
- a CDS encoding shikimate kinase has translation MIGDSETARSGVVLIGMPGSGKSTVGRLLSEQTGLPFLDTDALIEAGESKRLAEIIAHHSPEGFREIEAAYVQSIQSAGSVISTGGSVCYSRDAMQHLAGLGTIVWLDVAPEVLEQRFADVFDRGVLIEPGSSLADLYHSRFPLYEQYAQIKIDASPLTAEEVVSQIRQQLAL, from the coding sequence ATGATCGGGGACAGCGAAACTGCCAGGTCCGGGGTCGTGCTGATCGGAATGCCGGGCTCCGGAAAATCGACTGTCGGCAGACTACTGTCTGAACAGACAGGCCTTCCTTTTCTGGATACCGACGCATTAATAGAGGCAGGCGAATCCAAACGGCTGGCAGAGATCATCGCACACCACTCTCCCGAAGGGTTCCGTGAAATTGAAGCGGCCTACGTGCAATCGATTCAATCAGCAGGATCCGTAATTTCTACCGGAGGAAGTGTCTGTTACAGCAGGGATGCCATGCAACATCTGGCCGGTCTTGGTACGATAGTCTGGCTGGATGTGGCCCCGGAAGTTCTGGAGCAGCGCTTCGCCGACGTCTTCGATCGGGGCGTTTTGATCGAACCAGGCTCCAGCCTTGCCGACCTGTATCACAGCCGGTTTCCACTATACGAACAATATGCACAAATCAAAATCGATGCCTCGCCGCTGACTGCTGAAGAAGTTGTCTCCCAGATCCGTCAGCAGCTGGCATTGTGA
- a CDS encoding GspE/PulE family protein — protein sequence MQETLPQQFQEQLPEKAENHPEYVTELVNVILNQAQAINASDIHLLPTENRMRMDWRIDGVLHRIADFSQELAPRITARLKVMSQLLTYRTDVPQEGRIHRDGEQAVETRISTFPTLYGEKVVVRLFVGSGQYKHLENLNLPEEILSELQALLRQTGGVVLMTGPAGSGKTTTIYACLREIIRESKGARSLASLEDPIEVVVPTVAQSQVNPAAGFDMALGLRSLLRQDPEVIMVGEIRDRETAETVFQASLSGHLVITTFHAGNATEAVSRLSDMGIEPYLLRSGLLAILSQRLLRRLCSCAQPSQSAEDRLGLPVEQWKIPVGCSDCGQTGYQGRIVLTEMLQPDLGGVGQAILQQADATELHRLAVEAGMRTQWDRALRAVNEGQTSPAEVRRVLGMTRSGS from the coding sequence ATGCAGGAGACTTTGCCCCAGCAGTTTCAGGAACAGTTACCTGAAAAAGCAGAGAATCATCCCGAGTATGTCACTGAGCTCGTCAATGTGATCTTAAACCAGGCACAGGCCATCAACGCCAGCGACATTCATCTGCTTCCCACGGAAAACCGGATGCGGATGGACTGGCGGATCGATGGTGTGCTGCATCGCATCGCCGATTTTTCTCAGGAACTCGCCCCGCGGATCACGGCACGTCTTAAGGTCATGTCGCAGCTGCTCACCTATCGGACCGATGTCCCCCAGGAGGGACGGATTCACCGGGATGGCGAGCAGGCCGTCGAGACCCGCATCAGTACGTTTCCGACCCTCTATGGTGAAAAAGTCGTTGTGCGGCTGTTCGTCGGTTCGGGCCAGTACAAACATCTGGAAAACCTGAATCTGCCGGAAGAAATTTTAAGTGAGTTGCAGGCGCTGTTGCGGCAGACCGGCGGTGTGGTGTTGATGACCGGGCCGGCAGGCAGTGGTAAAACGACGACCATTTATGCCTGTCTGCGAGAGATCATTCGCGAATCAAAAGGGGCCCGCAGTCTGGCGTCCCTGGAAGATCCCATCGAAGTTGTGGTTCCTACTGTCGCTCAGTCACAGGTCAATCCGGCGGCTGGCTTTGACATGGCACTGGGGCTGCGGTCCCTGTTGCGACAGGATCCGGAAGTGATCATGGTCGGGGAAATCCGCGATCGCGAGACCGCAGAGACGGTCTTTCAGGCATCGTTGTCCGGGCATCTGGTGATTACCACCTTCCATGCCGGCAATGCGACGGAAGCGGTCAGTCGTCTGTCTGATATGGGAATCGAACCTTATTTATTGCGCAGTGGGCTCTTGGCGATTTTAAGTCAGCGGCTGCTTCGTCGGCTCTGCAGCTGTGCCCAACCGTCGCAGTCCGCAGAAGATCGACTGGGGCTGCCCGTCGAACAGTGGAAAATCCCCGTGGGTTGCTCCGATTGCGGGCAGACCGGCTATCAGGGCCGCATCGTCCTGACCGAAATGTTGCAGCCCGACCTGGGAGGAGTGGGCCAGGCGATTCTGCAGCAGGCGGATGCGACCGAACTGCACAGGCTGGCTGTCGAAGCCGGAATGCGGACGCAATGGGATCGTGCCCTGCGGGCCGTCAACGAGGGGCAGACCAGCCCCGCGGAAGTCCGCCGCGTACTGGGAATGACACGCAGTGGAAGTTAA
- a CDS encoding PulJ/GspJ family protein: protein MRRRSLFISIRQHGIPPGISLVEVVVAMGIATLLMGLSMTTVHTVMRAERESSQAAWLGASFQRFSRLFRSDIHAAEKLKLGPESDTDAKTLIIDKPGEEQVTWRIEAFRIFRIVSRQGKTLHEDTFFFPEGSQAYFFRQERLNQAGIRIREPDPQLSLEVRGKKTAGSQRLVSHEFSIRSTIGHDYRLAEIRFQQPEKETNQTN, encoded by the coding sequence ATGCGGCGACGTAGTTTGTTTATTTCGATCAGGCAACATGGTATTCCACCGGGAATCTCACTGGTGGAGGTCGTGGTCGCTATGGGGATCGCGACATTACTCATGGGACTGAGTATGACCACGGTGCATACCGTCATGCGGGCAGAGCGGGAATCCAGTCAGGCAGCCTGGCTGGGGGCTTCCTTTCAACGATTCTCGCGCCTGTTTCGATCAGACATCCACGCCGCGGAAAAGCTGAAACTGGGACCGGAGAGTGATACCGACGCGAAAACGCTGATCATCGACAAGCCCGGTGAGGAACAGGTTACCTGGCGAATTGAAGCGTTCCGCATTTTTCGCATCGTCAGCCGACAGGGGAAAACCCTTCATGAGGATACCTTCTTCTTCCCCGAAGGGAGCCAGGCGTACTTTTTCCGACAGGAACGTCTGAACCAGGCCGGGATCAGGATCCGGGAACCCGACCCGCAGTTGTCGCTGGAAGTACGAGGAAAAAAAACAGCAGGCAGTCAGCGACTGGTGTCTCATGAATTTTCCATTCGTTCCACGATTGGACATGATTACCGTCTCGCAGAAATTCGTTTTCAACAACCGGAAAAAGAAACAAACCAGACGAACTGA
- a CDS encoding DUF1559 domain-containing protein: MKNEVPFRFRTFRDREPRGFTLIELLVVIAIIAILIALLLPAVQQAREAARRVTCKNNLMQISLALQNYEMAYEVLPAGVYNETGPIKNEPKGYHMSWLSGMLPYLDQPVVFENIDFKQSVYATDNQEVRSLRLQVFRCPSDPMDNPLRSRSENGLELYQTNYGACYNGSEAPLDNKNNGVMFLNSSIRYDQITDGSSNTIFIGELYYDENSLGWLSGTSASIRNTGSLNYGKAQGGFYGSPRTKTGQSGEDSDEKPEIDPLLKMGGFGSFHVGGAHFAFGDGRVIFISENIDAPLFQQMGNRADGKLMKGKF, translated from the coding sequence ATGAAAAACGAAGTTCCTTTCAGATTCCGCACTTTTCGCGATCGCGAACCACGTGGCTTTACATTGATTGAGCTGCTCGTAGTCATCGCCATTATCGCGATTTTGATCGCGCTGCTCCTGCCCGCCGTGCAGCAGGCACGGGAAGCGGCCCGGCGGGTGACCTGCAAAAACAACCTGATGCAGATCAGTCTGGCTCTGCAGAATTACGAAATGGCGTACGAAGTGCTGCCTGCCGGCGTCTACAACGAAACCGGTCCCATTAAAAATGAACCCAAGGGCTATCACATGAGCTGGCTGTCCGGTATGTTGCCCTATCTGGATCAGCCGGTGGTGTTCGAAAATATTGATTTCAAACAGAGCGTCTATGCGACCGACAATCAGGAAGTCCGCAGCCTGCGGTTACAGGTTTTTCGGTGCCCGTCTGACCCGATGGACAATCCGCTGCGCTCCCGGTCGGAAAATGGATTAGAACTCTATCAGACCAACTATGGTGCCTGTTATAACGGCAGCGAAGCGCCGCTGGACAATAAGAATAACGGTGTGATGTTTCTCAACAGCAGCATCCGGTACGACCAGATTACGGACGGCAGTTCGAATACCATCTTTATCGGCGAACTGTATTATGATGAGAATAGTCTGGGCTGGCTGTCAGGTACGTCGGCTTCAATCCGAAATACCGGTTCTCTGAATTATGGCAAGGCACAAGGCGGGTTCTACGGTTCGCCTCGAACAAAGACGGGCCAGTCGGGAGAAGACTCAGACGAAAAGCCTGAGATCGACCCGCTGCTCAAGATGGGAGGCTTTGGCAGTTTCCATGTGGGGGGCGCTCATTTCGCTTTCGGAGATGGCAGAGTCATTTTCATCTCGGAGAATATCGACGCACCCCTGTTTCAGCAAATGGGGAACCGTGCGGACGGCAAGCTGATGAAAGGCAAGTTCTAA
- a CDS encoding type II secretion system F family protein — MNWYRYQGFNSEGKKVSGRLHASDRDEVASLLQEQGIRIERIEEEEESELAFAAQEASETGVTSRLSARDFEVITDHLSDLTRARLPLSTGLEAVSFEIENTRLRTAVQDLATQLESGSDLETVLANSKAPRELCALVHAGSRSGKISEILADYVAHARQLAEMRSQLLMALCYPLVLMLFASLMFLAIMLWIIPSFESIFLDFGIELPAVTNFMFVISTFIRTQWWWYLPGSLCLLLGCVALFRTETGQALGQRILFRLPLIGGLLSGISVSRFSHLLALLVDNEVPFLEALKLTGESSNNYQIRKACRQFSESVSSGEMQIEALSSLKIFPATFLQTLATQSGNTAHSGPRYSVEILNALADMLNGQTRVRITFFATVVEPVIIIVCAVTMGFLFISLLAPLFKLLTMLS; from the coding sequence ATGAACTGGTATCGCTATCAGGGATTCAATTCAGAAGGTAAAAAAGTTTCGGGGCGGCTGCATGCCTCCGATCGGGACGAAGTTGCCAGCCTGCTGCAGGAACAGGGGATCAGGATCGAACGCATCGAGGAGGAGGAAGAGAGTGAGCTGGCGTTCGCTGCCCAGGAAGCTTCTGAAACCGGGGTCACCTCCAGACTCTCGGCACGAGATTTTGAGGTCATTACCGATCATCTGTCCGATTTGACACGTGCCCGGCTCCCACTTTCGACGGGGCTGGAGGCGGTCTCGTTTGAGATTGAAAACACACGCCTGCGGACAGCGGTCCAGGATCTGGCGACTCAGTTGGAGTCGGGCAGCGATCTGGAAACCGTGCTCGCCAATTCCAAAGCGCCCCGGGAACTTTGTGCCCTGGTGCATGCCGGGAGCCGGTCAGGCAAGATAAGTGAAATTCTGGCTGACTATGTGGCGCATGCCCGCCAGCTTGCCGAGATGCGGAGCCAGTTGCTGATGGCCCTCTGCTATCCTCTGGTTCTGATGCTCTTCGCCTCGTTGATGTTTCTGGCGATCATGCTCTGGATTATCCCCTCGTTCGAATCGATCTTTCTGGATTTCGGAATCGAGCTTCCCGCGGTGACGAACTTTATGTTTGTGATCTCGACGTTTATCAGAACTCAGTGGTGGTGGTATCTGCCCGGCAGTCTGTGCCTGCTGCTGGGCTGTGTTGCCTTATTCCGAACGGAAACAGGACAGGCCCTGGGGCAGCGAATCCTGTTTCGACTTCCCCTGATTGGCGGACTGTTGAGTGGGATTTCAGTTTCCCGTTTTTCACACCTGCTGGCATTGCTGGTCGACAACGAGGTCCCGTTTCTGGAAGCGCTCAAGCTGACGGGGGAGAGTTCAAACAATTATCAGATTCGCAAAGCCTGCCGCCAGTTTTCGGAGTCGGTATCCTCCGGGGAAATGCAGATTGAGGCGCTGTCCTCCCTGAAGATTTTTCCGGCCACATTTCTACAGACACTGGCGACTCAGTCTGGTAATACGGCCCACTCCGGTCCCCGCTATTCGGTAGAAATTCTCAATGCCCTGGCAGACATGCTGAATGGACAGACCCGGGTCCGGATTACATTTTTTGCTACCGTTGTGGAGCCCGTGATCATTATTGTCTGTGCAGTCACTATGGGATTCCTGTTCATTTCCCTGCTGGCCCCTTTGTTTAAATTGTTGACGATGCTGTCCTGA